The Streptococcus sp. DTU_2020_1001019_1_SI_AUS_MUR_006 sequence TGGTTTCAACCAGCACTCATGATCATTTGCTATTCTTTACTAATAAAGGACGTGTTTATCGTCTTAAGGGATATGAAATTCCAGAATACGGTCGTACAGCCAAAGGTTTGCCAGTTGTCAATCTTTTAAAACTAGATGAAGGTGAAAGCATTCAAACCATTATCAATGTTGAATCAGAACGTAGTGATGATGCTTACCTCTTCTTTACAACTCGAGCAGGTATTGTTAAGAGAACCAGCGTTAAAGAATTCGCAAACATTCGTCAAAATGGTTTGAAAGCCTTGAATCTGAAAGATGAGGATGAGTTGATTAATGTCTTACTAACTGAAAAAGATACGGATATCATCATCGGAACCGAATTAGGTTATGCAGTTCGTTTCAATCAGTCTTTAGTTCGTAGTATGAGTCGTATCGCCACTGGTGTAAAAGGGGTAAACCTTCGTGAAGGTGATGCAGTAGTAGGAGCGAGAGTGATTACTGATCAAGATGAAGTCCTTATCATTACTGAGAAAGGATACGGTAAGCGCACAGTTGCGACTGAATACCCAACAAAAGGTCGTGCTGGTAAAGGAATGAAAACAGCTAATGTTACCGAGAAAAATGGTCCTCTGGCTGGTCTCTTAACAGTAAAAGGGGACGAAGATCTGATGATTATCACTGACACAGGTGTTATGATTCGAACCAATGTTGCCAATATTTCACAAACGGGACGTTCAACTATGGGAGTAAAAGTGATGCGTCTAGATCAAGATGCTAAGATTGTGACTTTTACAAGTGTTGCAGCAGCAGAAAAAGAAGAAGTTGGGGCAGAACAGGAAACAGAAAGTGAAGCATAATGTCTAAAAAAATTAATAAAAAGAAAAATAAACGAAAAAATCTGTTGATCAATATATTGGCAGGATTTCTGATACTACTATCAATCGCTTTGATTTTTAACGCTAAAATCCGTGATATCTTTATGGTTTGGAATACTAATAAGTACCAAGTTAGTCAGGTATCAAAAGAAAAATTAGAAGAAAATCAGGACACAGAAGGAAATTTTGATTTCGATTCAGTAAAGGCAATCTCATCTGAAGCGGTTTTATCCTCCCAGTGGGATGCCCAACAACTCCCTGTTATTGGAGGAATTGCCATTCCTGAAGTAGAGATTAATTTACCTATCTTTAAAGGCTTGGATAATGTGAATTTGTTCTATGGAGCAGGAACCATGAAACCAAATCAAAAAATGGGAGAGGGAAATTATTCTCTCGCTAGTCACCATATTTTTACAGCTGAAAATGCCAGTCAGATGCTCTTTTCACCTTTGGTCAATGCTAAAGAAGGGATGAAAATTTATTTGACTGATAAGGAAAAGGTTTATACCTATGTCATTCGTGAAGTCAAACACGTTACACCTGACCGCGTTGATGAAATAGAAGACCGTGAGGGAATCAAAGAAATTACTTTGGTAACCTGTGTAGACTATAATGCCACAGAACGGATTATCGTGAAGGGTGATTTCAAAGAAGTGAAACCTTATGCAGAAACTCCATCAGATGTCTTAGAAGCCTTTAATAAGCCTTATAAGCAAAGATATTAAGAGATAAGATTATTAAAAAAGGTTTGCTAGTATTAGCGAACCTTTTTCTTGTCAATTTCAGAAAATAGATAGGAAAAAGACTTTTCAATTTTGGTAAAAAGTAGTATAATGTTTCTATTATAGAAATTTTTAGAAAATTCCGAAAGAGGTTTGTTATGGGATACACAGTTGCTGTTGTCGGCGCTACAGGTGCCGTTGGTGCTCAAATGATCAAAATGTTGGAAGAATCAACTCTTCCGATCGATAAGATTCGTTACCTTGCGTCTGCACGTTCTGCAGGAAAGGTCTTGCAATTCAAAGGTCAAGATGTGACCATTGAAGAAACAACAGAAGACGCTTTTGAAGGGGTTGATATTGCTCTTTTCTCAGCTGGTGGATCAACTTCTGCAAAATACGCACCTTATGCTGTTAAAGCAGGTGCAGTCGTCGTAGATAACACATCTTATTTCCGTCAAAATCCAGATGTACCATTGGTTGTTCCTGAAGTGAATGCCCACGCCCTTGATGCTCACAACGGAATCATCTCTTGTCCTAACTGTTCAACAATTCAAATGATGGTGGCTCTTGAGCCAGTTCGTCAAAAATGGGGCTTGGACCGTATTATCGTTTCAACTTACCAAGCTGTTTCAGGTGCTGGTATGGGAGCAATTCTTGAAACCCAACGTGAGCTTCGTGAAGTCTTGAATGATGGCGTAAATCCACGTGATTTGCATGCGGAAATCCTACCTTCAGGTGGAGATAAGAAACACTATCCAATCGCCTTCAACGCTCTTCCACAAATTGATGTTTTCACTGACAATGACTACACTTACGAAGAGATGAAGATGACGAATGAAACCAAGAAAATCATGGAAGACGATAGCATTGCCGTATCAGCAACATGTGTACGTATTCCAGTCTTGTCAGCTCACTCTGAGTCAGTCTATATTGAAACAAAAGAAGTAGCACCAATTGAAGAAGTGAAAGCTGCTATTGCTGCATTCTCAGGTGCAGTTCTTGAAGATGATGTTGCTCACCAAATCTATCCTCAAGCAGTTAATGCTGTTGGTTCACGTGATACTTTCGTCGGACGTATCCGTAAAGATTTGGATGCAGAAAAAGGTATTCATATGTGGGTGGTTTCTGATAACCTTCTTAAAGGTGCTGCTTGGAACTCAGTTCAAATCGCTGAGACTTTACATGAACGTGGTCTAGTACGCCCAACAGCTGAATTAAAATTTGAATTGAAATAATGTGTAGGAGTTCATTTGAACTCCTTCTTTAAAATAGAAAGGTGTTTTGTATGTCTTATCAAGATTTAAAAGATTGTAAAATTATCACAGCCTTTATTACTCCTTTTCATGAAGACGGGTCAATCAATTTCGATGCCATTCCAAAGTTGATTGAACATTTATTAGCACATCATACAGACGGAATTCTCCTAGCAGGAACAACTGCTGAGAGTCCGACTCTAACTCACGATGAGGAGTTGCAGTTGTTTGCAGCTGTTCAAAAGGTTGTCAATGGCCGTGTTCCTTTAATTGCCGGTGTTGGTACCAATGACACACGTGACTCTATCGAGTTCGTCAAAGAAGTAGCAGAGTTTGGTGGTTTTGCGGCTGGTCTTGCGATTGTTCCTTACTATAATAAACCATCCCAAGAAGGTATGTATCAACACTTTAAAGCTATTGCAGATGCTTCTGATTTGCCAATTATTATTTATAACATTCCAGGACGTGTAGTTGTCGAAATGACTCCTGATACTTTACTTCGTTTGGCGGAACATCCAAATATTATCGGTGTCAAAGAATGTACCAGTCTTGCCAATATGGCTTACTTGATTGAGCATAAACCAGAAGAATTTTTGGTTTATACTGGTGAAGATGGAGATGCCTTCCATGCTATGAATCTAGGTGCAGACGGAGTTATCTCTGTTGCTTCCCATACAAATGGGGATGAGATGCATGAAATGTTCACTGCAATCGAAGAAAGTGATATGAAGAAAGCGGCAGCTATTCAACGTAAATTTATTCCTAAAGTCAATGCACTCTTCTCTTACCCAAGTCCAGCACCTGTTAAGGCAGTACTCAACTATATGGGATTCGAAGCTGGGCCAACTCGTCTACCTTTGGTTCCTGCGCCTGAAGAGGATGCTAAACGCATTATCAAGGTTGTTATTGATGGGGATTACGAAGCAACCAAGGCAACTGTCACTGGAGTCCTTCGCCCGGATTACTAAGATAACTAATATAAAAAAACTTTCTAAACAAGTCAAATTGTTGGAAAGTTTTTTTCTTTTTCTACGAATAAATAGATAGAGAGAAAAACAAGGAGTCTATCATGAAAATTAAGATTGATAATTTTGAGATTTATAAGTTGAAACAAGCAGGTTTAAGTAATCAACAGGTTTTAAAGGTACTTCAATATGGAGAAATCTATGATCAAGAATTAACCCTAGAAACGATAGCAGAAGCATCTGAGTGTAGAAATCCAGTAGTTTTTATGGAACGTTACCATAAACTCACCTTTGAAAGTATGGAGAGATTAAGAAGTGACTTTGAAAAATTTCCCTCATTTTCAATTCTGGACGATGTTTATCCCTTTGCTCTCAGTGAAATCTATGATGCTCCAGTATTGTTATTTTATAAGGGCGATTTAAATCTTTTAAAGTTACCTAAGATTGCGGTTGTAGGCAGTCGCTCTTGTAGTCAAACAGGGACAAAATCAGTTCGTAAGGTTATTGAAGAACTTGAGAATGAGCTGGTGATTGTGAGTGGGCTTGCTAGAGGGATTGATACTGCAGCGCATATGTCTATTCTTCAAGGTGGTGGAAAAACTATTGCAGTTATAGGGACTGGCTTGGATGTCTATTATCCTCGATCTAATAAACGACTGCAGGACTACATCGGTGAATATCATTTGCTACTGAGTGAATATGGACCTGGTGAAGAACCCTTAAAATATCACTTTCCAGCACGAAATCGGATTATTGCTGGCCTATGTATGGGTGTTATCGTTGCTGAGGCAAAGATGAGATCTGGTAGTTTGATTACCTGTGAGCGAGCTATGGAAGAAGGAAGAGATGTTTTTGCTATTCCAGGTAGCATTTTAGACGGTCGTTCAGATGGTTGTCATCACTTGGTTCAGGAAGGTGCAAAACTTGTTTCAAGTGGTCAGGATGTGCTAGCAGAATTTGAATTTTAAGAACTAACAAGGTTTTATCAGTTAAACTTTTCTTCTATATATAGGAGTTAAGTCTTGACAGGTTTTTAAAAATGGTTTACACTTTATAAAGTTTATTACTTTGAAAAGGTGTGATACTGTGGCTACGGCAACAAAGAAGAAAAAATCAACAGTTAAAAAAAATCTAGTAATCGTGGAGTCGCCTGCAAAGGCTAAAACGATTGAAAAATACCTGGGTAGAAATTATAAGGTTTTAGCCAGTGTTGGTCATATTCGTGATTTGAAAAAATCCAGTATGTCAGTCGATGTAGAAAATAATTATGAACCCCAATATATCAATATTCGTGGGAAAGGTCCTCTGATCAATGACTTGAAAAAAGAAGCTAAAAAAGCCAATAAAGTCTTTCTCGCAAGTGACCCGGACCGCGAAGGAGAAGCAATTTCTTGGCATTTAGCTCATATTCTTAATCTAGATGAAAATGATGCTAACCGTGTTGTTTTCAACGAGATTACCAAGGATGCGGTAAAAAATGCCTTTAAAGAACCTCGTAAGATTGATATGGATTTGGTGGATGCCCAACAAGCCCGTCGTGTCTTGGACCGCTTGGTAGGTTATTCTATTTCACCGATTTTATGGAAAAAGGTCAAAAAGGGCTTGTCAGCTGGCCGTGTTCAGTCTGTTGCTCTCAAGTTAATCATTGACCGTGAAAATGAGATCAATGCTTTTCAACCGGAAGAATATTGGACTATTGATGGAGTCTTCAAAAAGGGGACTAAGCAATTCCAAGCATCCTTCTATGGAATGAATGGCAAGAAGATGAAATTGACAAGCAATGAAGAGGTCAAAGAAGTCTTGTCTCATCTATCCAGCAAAGACTTTACAGTTGATCAGGTAGATAAAAAAGAACGCAAGCGTAACGCTCCACTCCCTTATACTACCTCAACTATGCAGATGGATGCAGCTAATAAAATCAATTTCCGTACTCGAAAGACTATGATGGTTGCCCAGCAACTCTATGAAGGGATTAATATTGGTACGGGCGTCCAAGGTTTGATCACCTATATGCGTACAGACTCGACTCGTATCAGTCCAGTTGCTCAAAATGAAGCAGCAAACTACATTAACGAACGTTTTGGCAGTAAGTATTCTAAGCATGGCAGCAAGGTAAAGAATGCGACTGGTGCACAGGATGCCCATGAGGCTATCCGCCCATCAAGTGTCTTTAACACACCAGAAAAAATTGCTAAGTATTTGGATAAAGATCAACTTAAGCTTTATACCCTTATCTGGAATCGCTTTGTAGCGAGTCAGATGACGGGTGCTATCTTTGATACCATGGCTGTGAAGCTCTCTCAAAATGGAGTTCAGTTTGCAGCGAATGGTAGTCAGGTCAAATTTGACGGTTACTTGGCCATTTACAATGATTCAGATAAGAATAAGATGTTGCCGGATATGGTAGTTGGTGATGTCGTCAAGCAGGTCAATAGTAAGCCTGAGCAGCACTTCACTCAACCGCCAGCACGTTATTCGGAAGCGACACTGATTAAAACTTTGGAAGAAAACGGAGTCGGTCGCCCATCAACTTATGCACCTACCATTGAAACTATTCAAAAGCGCTATTATGTGCGTTTGGCAGCCAAGCGTTTTGAACCAACAGAGTTGGGAGAAATTGTTAACAAGCTCATCGTTGAATATTTCCCTGATATCGTCAATGTAACCTTTACAGCTGAAATGGAAGGTAAACTGGATGATGTCGAAGTTGGAAAAGAGCAGTGGCAACGAGTCATTGATGAATTTTACCAACCCTTCTCTAAAGAGGTTGCCAAAGCCGAAGAGGAAATGGAAAAAATCCAAATCAAGGATGAGCCAGCAGGATTTGATTGTGAAGAGTGTGGCAGTCCGATGGTTATTAAACTTGGTCGTTTTGGTAAGTTTTATGCTTGTAGCAATTTCCCAGATTGCCGTCATACACAAGCAATCGTGAAAGAAATTGGTGTGGAGTGTCCAAGCTGTCATCAAGGTCAAATTATTGAACGAAAAACTAAGCGTAATCGTATCTTTTATGGTTGCAATCGCTATCCAGAGTGTGAATTCACTTCTTGGGACAAGCCTGTTGGACGAGATTGTCCAAAATGTGGCAACTTCCTCATGGAGAAAAAAGTCCGTGGTGGCGGTAAGCAGATCGTTTGTAGTAATGGTGATTACGAAGAAGAAAAAATCAAATAAAAAAAATGAGTCCTGAAAGTAAATTTCAGGCTCTTTTGATTAGTGCTTGACAAAATTCATCATTGTATGCGAAACTAGAAGAAGATTATTTTATACTCAATGAAAATCAAAGAGCAAACTAGGAAGCTAGCCGCAGGCTGCTCAAAGCACTGCTTTGAGGTTGTAGATAGAACTGACGAAGTCAGTAACATATATACGGTAAGGCGACGCTGACGTGGTTTGAATTTAATTTTCGAAGAGTATTAACTAGGAGAAGTTATGCGTATTATCTATCTGATTATTGGATTTCTGTCATTAGCTCTGGCTATTGTTGGAGTTGTCTTGCCCTTGTTGCCCACGACTCCTTTTCTTTTGTTGTCTATTGCTTGTTTTTCCAGAAGTTCCAAGCGTTTTGAAGATTGGCTTTATCATACCAAACTTTATCAGACTTACGTGGCGGACTTTCGTGAGACCAAGTCTATTGCGCGTGAACGTAAGAAAAAAATTATTGTATCGATTTATATCTTGATGGGAATTTCCATTTATTTTGCGCCTCTTTTACCAGTCAAAATCGGTTTGGGATGTTTAACCATCTTTATTACCTACTATCTTTTTAAGGTGATTCCTGATAAAGAATAACTTTAATAAGTAACGATTTTCCTTGATAAAAACAAAAACATATTCGAAATAATATGATATAATAAATTTAAAGTAATCTTCAAGGAGAATCAAATGATTTACGAATTTTGTGCTGAAAATGTAACCTTGCTTGAAAAAGCTATGCAGGCAGGAGCTCGCCGTATCGAGCTCTGTGACAATCTAGCAGTTGGTGGAACAACTCCAAGCTACGGAGTGACCAAGGCAGCTGTGGAACTGGCTGCCGACTACGATACGACCATTATGACTATGATTCGACCACGTGGTGGTGATTTTGTCTACAATGATTTAGAAATTGCCATCATGCTTGAGGATATTGTTCTAACTGCTCAAGCAGGAAGCCAAGGTGTCGTCTTCGGTGCCTTAACAGCTGATAAGAAGTTGGACAAGGTCAATCTTGAAAAATTGATTGCTGCATCTAAAGGTATGGAAATTGTTTTCCATATGGCTTTTGATGAATTGAGCGACCAAGATCAGTTGGAAGCCATTGATTGGCTCAGCCAAGCTGGAGTGACACGCATCCTGACTCGTGCTGGTGTATCTGGCGACTCGTTAGAGAAACGCTTTGCTCACTATCACAAAATTTTAGAACACGCTGCAGGAAAGATTGAAATTTTACCTGGTGGAGGCATTGACATGGACAACCGTCAAACCTTTATTGACCAACTGGGTGTGACACAATTACATGGAACTAAGGTCGTCTTTTAATAAATAGAAAGGAACTGCTAGCTTTTGGTAGCAGTTTTCGCTTATGTTTGAAATTTTTAAAGCTTATCAGTTTAATAGTAAAAAGGCTAAAGAGTATGGATTTGTAGAAAATCAAGGCGTATGGAACCATAGTTCGACTATCTTGCACGGAGATTTTCTCATGAGAGTTATAGTTGTGGACGGAGACTTATCTTTTCAAGTTTTTGACAAGGAAACTGGTGATCTTTATCCTCAAGTTCACATGGAAAGTATGAGAGGTACTTTTGTTGGAACTGTTCGAGAGGCTTGTTTAGAAGTTCTTTATGACATTCGAAAGGCCTGTTTTGACGTGCAGGGATTTCTCTGTCCACAGACTAAGAGAATTATGGCAGTTGTTCAAGAAAAGTATGGAAATCAATTGGAATATCTATGGGAGAAATCCCCTGATACAGCTGTTTTGCGCCATGAGGACAATCAAAAGTGGTATGCTGTTTTGATGAGAATCTCTTGGGATAAGCTTGAAAAGGGGAGAGAAGGACTAGTGGAAGCAGTCAATCTCAAGCAGGATCAAGTATCTGATTTGTTGGTAAAAAAAGGGATTTATCCAGCCTTTCATATGAACAAGCGCTACTGGATTAGTGTGCCACTTGATGACAGTTTATCAGATGAAGAGGTGCTAGAA is a genomic window containing:
- a CDS encoding class A sortase; the encoded protein is MSKKINKKKNKRKNLLINILAGFLILLSIALIFNAKIRDIFMVWNTNKYQVSQVSKEKLEENQDTEGNFDFDSVKAISSEAVLSSQWDAQQLPVIGGIAIPEVEINLPIFKGLDNVNLFYGAGTMKPNQKMGEGNYSLASHHIFTAENASQMLFSPLVNAKEGMKIYLTDKEKVYTYVIREVKHVTPDRVDEIEDREGIKEITLVTCVDYNATERIIVKGDFKEVKPYAETPSDVLEAFNKPYKQRY
- a CDS encoding aspartate-semialdehyde dehydrogenase → MGYTVAVVGATGAVGAQMIKMLEESTLPIDKIRYLASARSAGKVLQFKGQDVTIEETTEDAFEGVDIALFSAGGSTSAKYAPYAVKAGAVVVDNTSYFRQNPDVPLVVPEVNAHALDAHNGIISCPNCSTIQMMVALEPVRQKWGLDRIIVSTYQAVSGAGMGAILETQRELREVLNDGVNPRDLHAEILPSGGDKKHYPIAFNALPQIDVFTDNDYTYEEMKMTNETKKIMEDDSIAVSATCVRIPVLSAHSESVYIETKEVAPIEEVKAAIAAFSGAVLEDDVAHQIYPQAVNAVGSRDTFVGRIRKDLDAEKGIHMWVVSDNLLKGAAWNSVQIAETLHERGLVRPTAELKFELK
- the dapA gene encoding 4-hydroxy-tetrahydrodipicolinate synthase — protein: MSYQDLKDCKIITAFITPFHEDGSINFDAIPKLIEHLLAHHTDGILLAGTTAESPTLTHDEELQLFAAVQKVVNGRVPLIAGVGTNDTRDSIEFVKEVAEFGGFAAGLAIVPYYNKPSQEGMYQHFKAIADASDLPIIIYNIPGRVVVEMTPDTLLRLAEHPNIIGVKECTSLANMAYLIEHKPEEFLVYTGEDGDAFHAMNLGADGVISVASHTNGDEMHEMFTAIEESDMKKAAAIQRKFIPKVNALFSYPSPAPVKAVLNYMGFEAGPTRLPLVPAPEEDAKRIIKVVIDGDYEATKATVTGVLRPDY
- the dprA gene encoding DNA-processing protein DprA, whose amino-acid sequence is MKIDNFEIYKLKQAGLSNQQVLKVLQYGEIYDQELTLETIAEASECRNPVVFMERYHKLTFESMERLRSDFEKFPSFSILDDVYPFALSEIYDAPVLLFYKGDLNLLKLPKIAVVGSRSCSQTGTKSVRKVIEELENELVIVSGLARGIDTAAHMSILQGGGKTIAVIGTGLDVYYPRSNKRLQDYIGEYHLLLSEYGPGEEPLKYHFPARNRIIAGLCMGVIVAEAKMRSGSLITCERAMEEGRDVFAIPGSILDGRSDGCHHLVQEGAKLVSSGQDVLAEFEF
- the topA gene encoding type I DNA topoisomerase; its protein translation is MATATKKKKSTVKKNLVIVESPAKAKTIEKYLGRNYKVLASVGHIRDLKKSSMSVDVENNYEPQYINIRGKGPLINDLKKEAKKANKVFLASDPDREGEAISWHLAHILNLDENDANRVVFNEITKDAVKNAFKEPRKIDMDLVDAQQARRVLDRLVGYSISPILWKKVKKGLSAGRVQSVALKLIIDRENEINAFQPEEYWTIDGVFKKGTKQFQASFYGMNGKKMKLTSNEEVKEVLSHLSSKDFTVDQVDKKERKRNAPLPYTTSTMQMDAANKINFRTRKTMMVAQQLYEGINIGTGVQGLITYMRTDSTRISPVAQNEAANYINERFGSKYSKHGSKVKNATGAQDAHEAIRPSSVFNTPEKIAKYLDKDQLKLYTLIWNRFVASQMTGAIFDTMAVKLSQNGVQFAANGSQVKFDGYLAIYNDSDKNKMLPDMVVGDVVKQVNSKPEQHFTQPPARYSEATLIKTLEENGVGRPSTYAPTIETIQKRYYVRLAAKRFEPTELGEIVNKLIVEYFPDIVNVTFTAEMEGKLDDVEVGKEQWQRVIDEFYQPFSKEVAKAEEEMEKIQIKDEPAGFDCEECGSPMVIKLGRFGKFYACSNFPDCRHTQAIVKEIGVECPSCHQGQIIERKTKRNRIFYGCNRYPECEFTSWDKPVGRDCPKCGNFLMEKKVRGGGKQIVCSNGDYEEEKIK
- a CDS encoding YbaN family protein, which gives rise to MRIIYLIIGFLSLALAIVGVVLPLLPTTPFLLLSIACFSRSSKRFEDWLYHTKLYQTYVADFRETKSIARERKKKIIVSIYILMGISIYFAPLLPVKIGLGCLTIFITYYLFKVIPDKE
- a CDS encoding copper homeostasis protein CutC; translation: MIYEFCAENVTLLEKAMQAGARRIELCDNLAVGGTTPSYGVTKAAVELAADYDTTIMTMIRPRGGDFVYNDLEIAIMLEDIVLTAQAGSQGVVFGALTADKKLDKVNLEKLIAASKGMEIVFHMAFDELSDQDQLEAIDWLSQAGVTRILTRAGVSGDSLEKRFAHYHKILEHAAGKIEILPGGGIDMDNRQTFIDQLGVTQLHGTKVVF
- a CDS encoding MmcQ/YjbR family DNA-binding protein, whose product is MFEIFKAYQFNSKKAKEYGFVENQGVWNHSSTILHGDFLMRVIVVDGDLSFQVFDKETGDLYPQVHMESMRGTFVGTVREACLEVLYDIRKACFDVQGFLCPQTKRIMAVVQEKYGNQLEYLWEKSPDTAVLRHEDNQKWYAVLMRISWDKLEKGREGLVEAVNLKQDQVSDLLVKKGIYPAFHMNKRYWISVPLDDSLSDEEVLELIEKSWNLTLKK